The following proteins are encoded in a genomic region of Magnolia sinica isolate HGM2019 chromosome 1, MsV1, whole genome shotgun sequence:
- the LOC131218241 gene encoding transcription repressor OFP8: MPFLVCTYIYTCREGRAPIPYNSKILPPLFKIFFMDSRFKLGISRIFRASFNSCRSKHISDDAQEPVFIHHPFHLLQPTTPLDRSHSSVRRLDDTDGGSRPPASPISPLNSHIKFQEFRNKEEGKVMKTKKKKVKGREAVDMALSSTSSTDTHGIFSTDDEREEETETLVSSKSFSSDSSELHCFRRGCLRRSRKSHRRKIHIRNSNLGFQPLDYIPPNAMMEGKVRESVAVVKRSNDPYGDFRRSMVEMIIEKQMFTANDLEQLLRCFLSLNSAHHHQVIVEAFSEIWVALYTNWP, encoded by the coding sequence ATGCCATTTCTCGtctgtacatatatatatacatgcagaGAGGGAAGAGCGCCCATCCCTTACAATTCAAAAATCCTTCCACCCCTTTTTAAGATTTTCTTCATGGATAGTCGTTTCAAGCTCGGAATCTCTCGTATATTTCGTGCTTCTTTCAATTCCTGCAGATCCAAACACATTTCAGATGATGCCCAAGAACCAGTTTTCATCCACCATCCTTTCCATTTGCTTCAACCAACTACCCCCCTCGATCGATCCCATTCGTCGGTTCGCCGACTGGATGATACCGATGGCGGAAGTCGTCCACCTGCTTCGCCCATTTCTCCTTTGAATTCCCATATTAAGTTTCAAGAATTCAGGAATAAGGAGGAAGGAAAGGTGATgaagacaaagaagaagaaggtgaaagGCAGAGAAGCTGTTGATATGGCGCTTTCGAGCACTTCGTCAACGGACACTCATGGGATCTTTAGTACAGAtgatgagagagaggaggagactGAGACGTTGGTCTCTTCGAAGAGCTTTTCTTCTGATTCTTCGGAATTACACTGCTTCCGTCGTGGCTGCTTGAGAAGAAGTAGAAAATCTCATCGTAGGAAGATTCATATAAGAAATTCCAACTTGGGTTTTCAGCCGTTGGATTATATTCCTCCTAATGCCATGATGGAAGGGAAGGTCAGGGAGAGCGTCGCGGTGGTCAAGAGATCCAATGATCCTTACGGAGATTTCAGGAGATCGATGGTGGAGATGATAATAGAGAAGCAGATGTTCACGGCCAACGATCTAGAGCAGCTCCTCCGGTGCTTCTTATCGTTGAATTCTGCACACCATCATCAGGTTATTGTCGAGGCCTTCTCGGAGATTTGGGTGGCTTTATACACTAACTGGCCGTGA